The following coding sequences are from one Musa acuminata AAA Group cultivar baxijiao chromosome BXJ2-4, Cavendish_Baxijiao_AAA, whole genome shotgun sequence window:
- the LOC103981334 gene encoding nuclear transcription factor Y subunit C-6 has translation MDQQPGHPVPPMIGVPPGVPYQAYQNLYHQQQQQQLQMFWADQYREIEQTTDFRNHSLPLARIKKIMKADEDVRMIAAEAPVVFARACEMFILELTHRSWAHAEENKRRTLQKNDIAAAISRTDVFDFLIDIVPREEGKEDVAHALGGPPVDPLSYYYVPK, from the coding sequence ATGGATCAGCAGCCCGGCCACCCTGTCCCACCGATGATCGGCGTCCCCCCCGGGGTCCCCTATCAGGCCTATCAGAACCTCTAccaccagcagcagcaacagcaactcCAGATGTTCTGGGCTGACCAGTACCGCGAGATCGAGCAGACCACCGACTTCCGCAACCACAGCCTGCCGCTCGCTCGGATCAAGAAGATCATGAAGGCTGATGAGGACGTGCGCATGATCGCCGCCGAGGCCCCCGTGGTCTTCGCTCGGGCCTGCGAGATGTTCATCCTGGAGCTCACGCACCGGTCGTGGGCCCACGCCGAGGAGAACAAGCGCCGGACTCTGCAGAAGAACGACATAGCGGCGGCCATCAGCCGCACTGACGTGTTCGACTTCCTCATTGATATTGTGCCGAGGGAGGAGGGGAAGGAAGACGTTGCCCACGCCCTCGGAGGCCCACCTGTCGACCCTCTCTCCTACTACTATGTCCCCAAATAG
- the LOC135609941 gene encoding zinc transporter ZTP29-like isoform X1 yields MASQVMIALALSLVGGFSTSIGGLFVVLNHTPDLKMLGILQGFAAGLMLSISFFDLAHNALNTLGFLKGNVWFFVGALFFASIVNFIPEPSFVSRNEEKEDDGSTKDMNRKHQHQILFSGIITAVGISLHNFPEGMAVFLGSMKGLRVGINLALAIALHNIPEGVAVALPVYFATQSKWQAFKLATLSGFAEPLGVIFVAYLFPSSLSPEILEGLLGSVGGVMAFLTLHEMLPLAFEYAGHKQAVQAVFVGMALMSASLYFLEISLPEEMSM; encoded by the exons ATGGCTTCCCAGGTTATGATCGCCCTCGCGCTCTCCCTTGTCGGCGGGTTCAGCACTTCGATTG GTGGGCTTTTTGTCGTTTTAAACCATACGCCCGATCTCAAGATGCTCGGTATTTTGCAG GGTTTTGCTGCTGGACTTATGTTGAGCATATCCTTCTTTGACTTGGCGCATAATGCTTTGAACACTCTTGGCTTCCTTAAAGGCAACGTTTGG TTCTTTGTTGGAGCACTATTTTTCGCCTCGATTGTAAATTTTATTCCAGAACCATCATTTGTTTCAAGAAACGAAGAG AAAGAAGATGATGGATCAACCAAGGATATGAACAGGAAACACCAACACCAAATCTTATTTAGTGGGATAATCACTGCAGTTG GCATCAGCTTGCATAATTTTCCCGAGGGGATGGCGGTCTTTCTTGGATCAATGAAG GGACTTCGTGTTGGCATCAACTTGGCATTGGCTATTGCTTTACATAATATTCCGGAG GGTGTTGCGGTAGCCCTTCCTGTATATTTTGCTACACAAAG CAAATGGCAGGCATTCAAATTGGCAACACTTTCTGGGTTTGCTGAGCCACTAGGTGTCATATTTGTGG CTTACCTGTTCCCAAGCAGTCTAAGTCCTGAGATTCTTGAAGGCTTACTTGGATCAG TTGGTGGAGTTATGGCTTTTCTGACACTGCACGAAATGCTGCCTCTAGCATTTGAATATGCAGGCCATAAACAAGCAGTCCAAGCTGTGTTTGTTGGCATGGCTTTGATGTCTGCAAG CTTGTATTTCTTAGAAATTAGCCTGCCAGAAGAGATGAGTATGTAA
- the LOC135609941 gene encoding zinc transporter ZTP29-like isoform X2: protein MLSISFFDLAHNALNTLGFLKGNVWFFVGALFFASIVNFIPEPSFVSRNEEKEDDGSTKDMNRKHQHQILFSGIITAVGISLHNFPEGMAVFLGSMKGLRVGINLALAIALHNIPEGVAVALPVYFATQSKWQAFKLATLSGFAEPLGVIFVAYLFPSSLSPEILEGLLGSVGGVMAFLTLHEMLPLAFEYAGHKQAVQAVFVGMALMSASLYFLEISLPEEMSM, encoded by the exons ATGTTGAGCATATCCTTCTTTGACTTGGCGCATAATGCTTTGAACACTCTTGGCTTCCTTAAAGGCAACGTTTGG TTCTTTGTTGGAGCACTATTTTTCGCCTCGATTGTAAATTTTATTCCAGAACCATCATTTGTTTCAAGAAACGAAGAG AAAGAAGATGATGGATCAACCAAGGATATGAACAGGAAACACCAACACCAAATCTTATTTAGTGGGATAATCACTGCAGTTG GCATCAGCTTGCATAATTTTCCCGAGGGGATGGCGGTCTTTCTTGGATCAATGAAG GGACTTCGTGTTGGCATCAACTTGGCATTGGCTATTGCTTTACATAATATTCCGGAG GGTGTTGCGGTAGCCCTTCCTGTATATTTTGCTACACAAAG CAAATGGCAGGCATTCAAATTGGCAACACTTTCTGGGTTTGCTGAGCCACTAGGTGTCATATTTGTGG CTTACCTGTTCCCAAGCAGTCTAAGTCCTGAGATTCTTGAAGGCTTACTTGGATCAG TTGGTGGAGTTATGGCTTTTCTGACACTGCACGAAATGCTGCCTCTAGCATTTGAATATGCAGGCCATAAACAAGCAGTCCAAGCTGTGTTTGTTGGCATGGCTTTGATGTCTGCAAG CTTGTATTTCTTAGAAATTAGCCTGCCAGAAGAGATGAGTATGTAA